A genomic region of Cannabis sativa cultivar Pink pepper isolate KNU-18-1 chromosome 1, ASM2916894v1, whole genome shotgun sequence contains the following coding sequences:
- the LOC115705947 gene encoding uncharacterized protein At1g24485, which translates to MTSNSSSSSGTTWLVWLSIVICSLRLTQYNSCVAVFLSIDCGGSQTIKTTNSITWVPDDDYIRTGVSRETKFGSLDGSVLTTSLRSFPTLDKNCYNINLDEDDHEDQRILVRATFFYGDYDGMDSPPTFDIYFDGNFWATVNMSLNSNLHVGYEVMYFPKSKMTNICLVRTYSDQNPFINTLAIRSLDATMYSRVDPKYAMLMVQRYTYSGSNTDAIRYPDDGYDRTWYPARGVGLITVSNEASSIDVSSAEDKPPEIVFKTAATFNQTTSTSSSTTTTTTMQLYTTGLTATKVGIYMTIYFSEVTLLPSTQKRSFQVFIDGEAYSKPIIPPFGSSVQVYIANITASYDTLIELRPTPDSTLLPLINANELYTLSQVSTLQTHPNDGEGLATLQNQFEVLQMWSGDPCLPTKYTWEWVTCSSDSIPRVTALNLSGYGLFGSLPDFSSMDALVSIDLHNNTIYGPILYFLGDLPKLTLLDLSENKFNGSVPSTLSNNKKLKLMVTENCLTGMSCPLPLVAPPPPPLSTEKTNSPPGLDSFFFQPPSSGFDFGYGFDNGSTNNLANMILAAIVQVFLLAFIFFA; encoded by the exons ATGACTAgtaatagtagtagtagtagtggtACAACATGGTTGGTTTGGCTAAGTATTGTGATATGTTCATTAAGACTAACACAATACAACTCCTGTGTTGCTGTGTTTTTGAGCATCGATTGCGGTGGCTCACAgaccataaaaacaacaaactcCATAACTTGGGTGCCAGATGATGACTACATCCGCACCGGCGTCTCCAGAGAGACCAAATTCGGAAGCTTAGATGGATCCGTTCTCACAACATCTTTAAGATCTTTCCCAACACTCGACAAGAACTGCTACAACATCAACCTCGACGAAGATGATCACGAAGACCAACGAATTTTGGTGCGTGCAACATTTTTCTATGGAGATTACGATGGGATGGACTCTCCTCCCACTTTTGACATCTACTTCGATGGCAACTTTTGGGCTACGGTTAACATGTCTCTAAATTCAAATCTGCATGTGGGTTATGAGGTGATGTATTTTCCCAAGTCTAAGATGACTAATATATGTCTTGTTCGAACGTATTCAGATCAGAATCCTTTCATAAATACGCTTGCAATCCGAAGCTTAGATGCGACTATGTACAGCCGTGTTGACCCAAAGTATGCAATGCTTATGGTTCAGAGATATACTTATTCGGGATCAAATACTGATGCTATAAG GTACCCGGATGATGGTTATGATCGAACTTGGTATCCTGCACGAGGTGTAGGATTAATAACAGTTTCAAAtgaagcatcatccattgatgTTAGCAGTGCAGAAGATAAGCCACCAGAAATTGTGTTCAAAACTGCTGCCACTTTCAACCAAACTACTAGTACTAGTAgctctactactactactactactatgcAACTATACACTACCGGTTTGACAGCCACCAAAGTTGGGATTTACATGACAATTTACTTTTCTGAGGTCACATTACTGCCCTCTACACAAAAGAGGTCGTTTCAAGTGTTCATAGATGGAGAGGCTTATTCCAAACCCATAATCCCACCTTTTGGGAGCTCTGTCCAAGTTTATATTGCCAACATCACTGCTTCTTATGATACTTTGATCGAGTTACGTCCAACCCCTGACTCCACACTTCTTCCACTTATCAATGCCAATGAACTTTACACTCTCTCCCAGGTTTCAACACTCCAAACCCACCCAAACGATG GTGAAGGGTTAGCAACACTACAAAATCAATTTGAAGTACTACAGATGTGGAGTGGTGACCCATGTCTTCCTACAAAATACACGTGGGAATGGGTTACGTGTTCTTCTGATTCAATTCCACGTGTAACAGCACT GAATCTAAGTGGCTACGGTTTATTTGGTTCACTTCCAGATTTTAGCTCCATGGATGCCCTTGTCTCAAT AGATTTGCACAACAATACCATATATGGTCctattctttattttcttgGCGACCTTCCAAAATTAACGTTATT GGATTTGTCGGAAAATAAATTCAATGGATCAGTACCCTCAACTTTATCCAACAATAAGAAGTTGAAGTTAAT GGTAACTGAAAATTGCCTTACCGGAATGTCTTGCCCACTTCCATTGGTAGCGCCGCCACCGCCACCGCTGTCTACAGAAAAGACAAACTCACCACCGGGATTGGATAGCTTTTTCTTTCAACCACCATCGTCGGGATTTGATTTCGGATATGGCTTTGATAATGGCAGCACCAATAACTTGGCAAATATGATATTAGCAGCCATAGTTCAAGTCTTTTTACTTGCTTTCATCTTCTTTGCCTAG